Genomic segment of Paenibacillus sp. FSL R5-0912:
GATTGACGGCGGTTTGGCCCCGCGCCAGCTGGATTTATTCACCTGAGGTTCGGAGGTCTACATAAATCTCTTCTACTCCTTGCTGAAGCAACAGACCCAAGAATTGTTCCATTCGTTTCACAACCCTTAAGGAGGCTAACCTGGAATGAAGAGAAACCATACCATGATGCAATTTTTTGAATGGCATGTTGCCGCAGACGGAGAACACTGGAAACGCCTTGCCCAAATGGCCCCTGACCTGAAGGCAGCGGGGATTGATTCCGTATGGGTCCCTCCCGTAACCAAGGCGGTCTCTCCAGATGATACCGGTTATGGAGTCTATGATCTATATGATTTGGGGGAATTTGATCAAAAGGGTGCCGTGCGCACGAAATACGGAACCAAGCAGGAACTGGTCGACGCGATTGCCGAATGTCTGAAGAACGGAATCGCGGTTTACGTGGATCTGGTCATGAACCATAAGGCCGGGGCGGATGAGACAGAAGTGTTTGAGGTCATTGAGGTCGATCCTAACGACCGCAATAAGGATATCTCCCAGCCGTTTGAGATCGAAGGCTGGACCAAGTTTGATTTTCCGGGACGCGGGGATGAGTACTCCAGCTTCAAATGGAACCATACCCACTTCAACGGCACCGATTTCGATGCCAAGGCGAGCCGCAACGGCGTATTCCGGATCGATGGGACGAACAAAGGCTGGAATCAGAATGTGGATGACGAATTCGGCAATTACGACTATCTGATGTTCGCCAACATTGATTACAGCAATGAAGACGTGAAGAACGAAATGCTGAACTGGGGCAAATGGCTGGTGGACACCCTGCAGTGCAGCGGCTACCGCCTGGATGCTATTAAGCATATCAACCATGAATTCATCAAAGAATTTGCGGCGGAGATGAAAAAGAAACGCGGCGAAGACTTCTACATTGTCGGCGAATTCTGGAACTCCAACCTGGAGGCCTGCCGCGAATTCCTGAACACTGTTGACTATCAGATCGATCTGTTCGATGTATCGCTGCATTATAAGCTCTACTCGGCTGCGCTTGCGGGCAGGGACTTCGATCTGACACATATCTTTGACGATACGCTGGTCCAGACGCATCCGGCCAATGCCGTCACCTTCGTTGACAACCATGACTCCCAGCCGCATGAGGCGCTGGAATCATGGGTCGGCGACTGGTTCAAGCAGAGCGCCTATGCCCTGATTCTGCTGCGGAGGGACGGATACCCCGTTGTCTTCTACGGCGATTATTACGGTATCGGCGGCCCGGCGCCGGTGGAGGGCAAGAAAAACGCCATCGATCCTCTGCTCTGCGCCCGTTACAATAAGGCCTACGGCGACCAGGATGATTATTTCGACCATCCCAACACCATCGGCTGGGTGCGGCGCGGCGTCCCGGAGATCGAAGGCTCCGGCTGCGCCGTAGTGATCTCGAACGGAGACAACGGAGAGAAGCGGATGCTCGCCGGCGAAGAGCGCGGCGGGGAAGTATGGGAGGATCTGACCGGCAACCGCCAGGAGACTGTCACCATCGGAGAAGACGGCTGGGCGGTATTCCCGGTGAATGGCGGAAGCGTCTCGGTCTGGGCTCTGCCTGATCCGGAGCCGGAGGACGTCTGCGTGAAAGAGTGAGCATTGGAGTCTTGGCGGGCGGTGCACAGCCGGGGCGGGCAATGGACTGGCGAGGACAGGCGGCGGGCGGGCAGACGAGGACAGGCTGGGCGGGCGGGGAGTGACGAGGACAGGCGGTGAAATCAGGGGCACTTTTGCCCTTCATTCCCACTTTTGCCCCGCATCCGGCCAAATCAGGGGCACTTTTGCCCCTCATTTCCTCCTTTTGCCCGCATTCGGTGAAATCAGGGGCACTTTTGCCCCTCATTTCCTCCTTTTGCCCCGCATCCGGCCAAATCAGGGGCACTTTTGCCCCTCATTTCCTCCTTTTGCCCCGCATCCGGCCAAATCAGGGGCACTTTTGCCCCTCATTTCCTCCTTTTGCCCGCATTCGGTGAAATCAGGGGCACTTTTGCTCTTCATTTCCTCCTTTGGTCAACGTCCGGGTGTGATTAGAGGGATTTATCCCTTTGATTTCACCGTGCTGCCGACTCCCGGGGGATTCGGTGAAGTTTCCTGATATAAGAACAAATTTGTCCTTCAAGCGGATTGGCTCCAAGCTCCAAAGAAGCGTAACCAGGACATCTTGCACGTTTTATCGACTACAGACGGACATCATAATTTTCTAAATAATAATAAAAGAGGCGACTCCCTGCCATACGGCAGCGAAATCGCCTCTTTGCTCCGTGCAGCCAGCCATTAGCCAGCCTCATCCAGCCGTTCACCACCTCAGCCAGCCGTTCGCCAGCCTCAGTCAGCTGTTCGCCATCTCAGTCAGCTGTTCGCCATCTCAGCCAGCCGTTCGCCAGCCTCAGCCAGTTGTTCGCCACCTCAGCCAGCCGTTCGCCAGCCTCAGTCAGCTGTTCGCCATCTCAGCCAGCCGTTCGCCACCTCAGCCAGCTATTCGCCACCTCAGCCAGCTATTCGCCACCCTCAGCCAGCCGTTCGCCATCTCAGCCAGCCAATTAGCAGCCTCAACCAGCCACAGCGGCTAACGAATGACGGTTGACTTCTCCCCGTCTGCCCAGACACCGGAATCACTGTTTAAAATACGGTCGATCGGATACACCTTCCACACAGCCGTCACTACGGCAGAGCATAGTACTGCCTTGGTCAAGTCGCCCGGAATGAACGGCCACATGCCTGCAGTTAACGCCTTGGAGAGCGAGTCCATGCCGGTAGAGTGGGCCAGCCACCATACGCCGCCAGGATAGACAAGCAGCGCACCAAATATAAAGTTAGCCGCAAGCAGCTTCACGAAAGTATATTTATCCTGCTTAATACGCTGGGCGAAGAAGCCGATCAGCCAGGCTACGAACGGCCAGGAGAAAATATAACCAGCAGTCGGGCCAACCAGCACCGCGAGTCCGCCGCTTCCGCCCATCACCGGGAAGCCCGCAGCAGCAAGTCCGATCACGATCAGTACGGCGAGGGTGCCGTAGCGTGCTCCCAGAATAGAACCGGCCAGCATGACAGCCAGGGTCTGCATAGTAATAGGTACAGTAGAAAAAGGCAGAGAGATCTTTAAAAAACTCAGAGCAATCATTACTGCGCCGAATAATGCACTGAATATCAGGCCGCGGGTCGTCCATTTCTTCATTGCCGGGAGTACCCCCTTTTTTAGGATCACTATATCATCCCCCTCCGGATACATCAATCCTTAAATCTTTGTTATAATGGGGAGCGATTGTTGACTAGAGCTGTAAGGAAAGCGGGCATGAGGATGATCAGGGCGCATAATTTGACCTTGTCTTTACGGGATGGCCAGCACAGGCGCCCGGT
This window contains:
- a CDS encoding alpha-amylase codes for the protein MKRNHTMMQFFEWHVAADGEHWKRLAQMAPDLKAAGIDSVWVPPVTKAVSPDDTGYGVYDLYDLGEFDQKGAVRTKYGTKQELVDAIAECLKNGIAVYVDLVMNHKAGADETEVFEVIEVDPNDRNKDISQPFEIEGWTKFDFPGRGDEYSSFKWNHTHFNGTDFDAKASRNGVFRIDGTNKGWNQNVDDEFGNYDYLMFANIDYSNEDVKNEMLNWGKWLVDTLQCSGYRLDAIKHINHEFIKEFAAEMKKKRGEDFYIVGEFWNSNLEACREFLNTVDYQIDLFDVSLHYKLYSAALAGRDFDLTHIFDDTLVQTHPANAVTFVDNHDSQPHEALESWVGDWFKQSAYALILLRRDGYPVVFYGDYYGIGGPAPVEGKKNAIDPLLCARYNKAYGDQDDYFDHPNTIGWVRRGVPEIEGSGCAVVISNGDNGEKRMLAGEERGGEVWEDLTGNRQETVTIGEDGWAVFPVNGGSVSVWALPDPEPEDVCVKE
- a CDS encoding biotin transporter BioY, whose translation is MILKKGVLPAMKKWTTRGLIFSALFGAVMIALSFLKISLPFSTVPITMQTLAVMLAGSILGARYGTLAVLIVIGLAAAGFPVMGGSGGLAVLVGPTAGYIFSWPFVAWLIGFFAQRIKQDKYTFVKLLAANFIFGALLVYPGGVWWLAHSTGMDSLSKALTAGMWPFIPGDLTKAVLCSAVVTAVWKVYPIDRILNSDSGVWADGEKSTVIR